attttatgagaccatatatttaaatcaaattttctaaaaattattatctattattcTATCGATTTATGTCAAATTTGAACATGCATAAGTCAGGACCacgaaatatattaatttataaaattattaatttatacatgTTCTACTGTATGTGAATTTTACTACTAGAATGATCAAATTGCAACAAgtacaaataatttatacatGTTCTACTGTATGTGAATTTTACTACTAGAATGATCTAAATAAATGAAGATACTAACTCAACAATTATAACAAAACATGCAAATGTTCTTTTGGGTTTAATGAAAATAAGATTCGGAAGAGGGATTATCTTTATTTCAAAGAATGATAGTTAGTTTATAGTTCAAAgttaagaaagaaataaaataaatttctttttttatttggacttttacaaaatataagaaGATTAAAAGGAGAATGAGAAATAGGACAAAATATTAAGCTTTAGATTTGGTATAGAAAAGTTTATATATAGGTGCTATTTTTTAGACTGAAAAATAAGATTTTGTGGGATTCGGTACTGCGGAAAAACTTGTAAACAGAGTATATATTGATATAGTGAAGAATATGGataatattgtatttaaatataaataatagtatagaacaGTATAATTGAGTAGTTAGCTAAAAAAGAGATAACTTggtgaatttatatgaaaatatttaagaaatatcatatggaaaagtaaaattaatattttttgtctttaaatagtttttttttaaaaaatttttaattacataatttgttaACTCGTGAGCTGATCTATGTACAAAAATAGTTTAGCTCAAAACATCACTTATCGCATAAGAACTAACGTTTAGAGCGAAGAATCTTAATTAGGCCTACTATTTGGTTacgataattatatattaaataactaaaaactcagttcaattactattatgtaataaattgacGTGCGCATATAAATTAAATGACTATTCTTGTTTATTCGCAATTATTTTAGGGTAAATAAATCAAAGTAATCAATCTCATCTAtcgtatatgatatataattaaatttaaatgatactaacatagatatataatatacttttaatattaatatttattaaatgaggtttctactcatattattttatgattatttgcatatttgtgtaacaaaattttacaacAATGAAATTTTTCTAATGTGGAATGTTTagtggtttcaataatttataatcattttaaaaacagtgaagatttcaaaattaaatattaaaatttcaatatatgttcaatgcaaatatcaaaatataagtatgtatttgtgatgtatagtttaatttaaactatatgaaatatataaacataaacacctattaaaatattttataatcattgtatcttattataggaaaaaaaaataaaccttgatcacaaaagtttatgtgagacttttaacagttttattAATCTATACTcattatgaaaatttaaaatacaacatatacaaaaaaaatctatctaaatttttattatatggttaatgtaattttttttattttaataataaaaaataaacaaaaatgatagaaaatatatagattgttagtaaatctttattatttaaaatcattaattaccatatatattttaatcacattagataattaatttattaggttttatttaaaaaaaaatatataataaatttcaatttgataaatAAGTGGATAATATTTTCTccaatttaattttcaaataacaaaattcTCAATTGATTTTTAAATCACCACGTAAATAAAGTTAGCATTTTATTACATGACAACTccagaaaacattttttaattattaaaaattacatgttataacttttaaaatgttTCTCTATTAATAGATGCAAATACTCTTATAAGTAACTTAGACTTTTTATTTTGATGGTTTTTACACACGAAGTAATAAACCGATCCCCAAGACCGGCAAGAATCAACTGTTAACATGTGAAAAAAGGCAAACCATGGGAGAACACAAACGGAGtgcaacacacacacaaataaGCAGAAAACAAACAACAACCTTGAGACATGTTTCAGATGGAGACACTGTTCGGGATTCCCCTGCCAGTGACTCCCGCTACACTGGTCGGAAACAAAGAAGTGTATGGCATCTTAACCGGGCCAGTCCTGTTCTTGAGATTCTCGTCTTCGTTCCTTTCATCAATCTTTTTCTCAATCTCTTTTACTTTCTCTCCAAACTTCTCAAACGCATCCAACgcctctttctcagctgcccaTTCCTTAGAATCTCTCTGCCCCAAATACACCTCGTCGCTCGAATGAGTAGACAGAATCTCAATCAGAGATATCCCAAGAAGCGTCTGAAGCTGAGCCGTGATCGTGTTCAAAAACACTTTCTCCGGATTCTTCTCAAGTTCTTCAAACTCTGGAGTGTTTTCCTTTGGCATGAACTGTCGGCTTATGGTCGGCCTGTTGGGGAGATACCCAGCAAAGGGATACTGTCCGAAGTTAACAGCTGCATGCAGAGCAGAGGCCACCCATATTATTATAGTGCAAGAGTCAATCAGTTCTTTGCGGGTTTGCATTTTGGGCCACCAAGGTTCTGACTTTTTGTCTCCGTGACCTTCCTCACGCACCTCCTTCCACCAAGCTTGGAGCTCCCTGTCGTTTTGGACATCCTCGTCCGTCTTGTAATACAAGGGAATGTAGTCTTGGACCCATGACTCGATAGCGTACCAAACCTCAAGCCCATCCACAGCGTAAGGATAGTCTTCTATCTTCAGACGTAATCCGTGTGGTGCTTCTGGATCCTCAACAGCCATCCCTCTGCATTTAAAAAgccattaatattttttttttctcttttgaatATTATTTGAGTTAATATGCAGTTACCTCTTTTTAAGTTCTGCTGGTAAGGCTTGGTCAGGGAAGGTCCAGTGGTTCTTGTAGATGAAAGATGACATCTCCATGGCATATTTAGAAGGGAAGACTGTGATCTCAAAGATACCACCTCCATTGATCAAGATTTGCCTAGCAAGCGCATTAATGTTCATCGTATCACGGTAGTGAGGTTCGAGGAGCTTGAAAACCGGGTGAAGAACGCTTAGCTGTCTGTTCGTGGCAATGACAAAAGGTTCAATCGATGCGTGTGTTTGCAACCtgcaagaaaagaaaaccaaactTTTATATACATAAAGTTTTCCCCCAACTTGACAATAACAAAATCCATTACCAATGGCTGATAAGTTGATGGTTTCCAGAGTCGTTTACGCCTACATAAGCCTTTGCCAACTGCCACAGCGAGTCGTAGACCCCTTCCCCAGGCGTGTATACTTCACTCACTGCTCCAGAGCTGTCTCCGTCAGGATGAGGCAAGCTCAGCTCAATCACCAATGGCTTCAAGGTCCCATCATCTTTCAAGAAGAGAAGAGTTCTGCTTGCGTAAACCTTGTTTCCGGTGGTGTTTATGCGTCCCAGGTACGGCATCAGTGTGTCATGGTGGTCTAGTATGAACAACCTTTCCTTCTCCAAAGCCTGAAATATCAAATGTTTTCAGATCGACTCGGAGATCAGATATATGAGTATGATGATCTTAGGCTATGGCGCTCTGTTATGCAGATCATTATTATCAATAGCTC
This genomic stretch from Raphanus sativus cultivar WK10039 unplaced genomic scaffold, ASM80110v3 Scaffold2471, whole genome shotgun sequence harbors:
- the LOC108812350 gene encoding linoleate 9S-lipoxygenase 1 isoform X1; this encodes MIGDLVDLLTGGGRNAAKVKGTVVLMKKNVLDFNDFNASFLDRLHEFLGNKVTLRLISSDVTDPENGSNGKLGKAAHLEDWITTITSLTAGESAFKVTFDYDQDFGYPGAFLIRNSHFSEFYLKSLTLEDVPGHGRVHYICNSWLYPAKNYTKDRVFFSNKTYLPHETPQPLLKYREEELVSLRGTGEGELKEWDRVYDYAYYNDLGVPPKNPRPVLGGSQEYPYPRRGRTGRKPTKEDPETESRLPVTSSLDIYVPRDERFGHLKMSDFLAYALKAIAQIIQPALESVFDETPNEFDSFEDVLKIYEEGIDLPNQDLIDSIVKNIPLEMLKEIFRTDGQKFLKYPVPQVIKVDKTAWRTDEEFAREMLAGLNPVVIQLLKEFPPKSKLDSETYGDQNSTITKSHIEQSLDGLTVEEALEKERLFILDHHDTLMPYLGRINTTGNKVYASRTLLFLKDDGTLKPLVIELSLPHPDGDSSGAVSEVYTPGEGVYDSLWQLAKAYVGVNDSGNHQLISHWLQTHASIEPFVIATNRQLSVLHPVFKLLEPHYRDTMNINALARQILINGGGIFEITVFPSKYAMEMSSFIYKNHWTFPDQALPAELKKRGMAVEDPEAPHGLRLKIEDYPYAVDGLEVWYAIESWVQDYIPLYYKTDEDVQNDRELQAWWKEVREEGHGDKKSEPWWPKMQTRKELIDSCTIIIWVASALHAAVNFGQYPFAGYLPNRPTISRQFMPKENTPEFEELEKNPEKVFLNTITAQLQTLLGISLIEILSTHSSDEVYLGQRDSKEWAAEKEALDAFEKFGEKVKEIEKKIDERNEDENLKNRTGPVKMPYTSLFPTSVAGVTGRGIPNSVSI
- the LOC108812350 gene encoding linoleate 9S-lipoxygenase 1 isoform X2; the encoded protein is MIGDLVDLLTGGGRNAAKVKGTVVLMKKNVLDFNDFNASFLDRLHEFLGNKVTLRLISSDVTDPENGSNGKLGKAAHLEDWITTITSLTAGESAFKVTFDYDQDFGYPGAFLIRNSHFSEFYLKSLTLEDVPGHGRVHYICNSWLYPAKNYTKDRVFFSNKPLLKYREEELVSLRGTGEGELKEWDRVYDYAYYNDLGVPPKNPRPVLGGSQEYPYPRRGRTGRKPTKEDPETESRLPVTSSLDIYVPRDERFGHLKMSDFLAYALKAIAQIIQPALESVFDETPNEFDSFEDVLKIYEEGIDLPNQDLIDSIVKNIPLEMLKEIFRTDGQKFLKYPVPQVIKVDKTAWRTDEEFAREMLAGLNPVVIQLLKEFPPKSKLDSETYGDQNSTITKSHIEQSLDGLTVEEALEKERLFILDHHDTLMPYLGRINTTGNKVYASRTLLFLKDDGTLKPLVIELSLPHPDGDSSGAVSEVYTPGEGVYDSLWQLAKAYVGVNDSGNHQLISHWLQTHASIEPFVIATNRQLSVLHPVFKLLEPHYRDTMNINALARQILINGGGIFEITVFPSKYAMEMSSFIYKNHWTFPDQALPAELKKRGMAVEDPEAPHGLRLKIEDYPYAVDGLEVWYAIESWVQDYIPLYYKTDEDVQNDRELQAWWKEVREEGHGDKKSEPWWPKMQTRKELIDSCTIIIWVASALHAAVNFGQYPFAGYLPNRPTISRQFMPKENTPEFEELEKNPEKVFLNTITAQLQTLLGISLIEILSTHSSDEVYLGQRDSKEWAAEKEALDAFEKFGEKVKEIEKKIDERNEDENLKNRTGPVKMPYTSLFPTSVAGVTGRGIPNSVSI